A window of the Polaribacter sp. HaHaR_3_91 genome harbors these coding sequences:
- a CDS encoding RagB/SusD family nutrient uptake outer membrane protein encodes MNNIFKYTAIVLVLLSAGACTMFEPLDENLLGEERLNIDPVFAEGLLLNGYDEMPNQYSFSDVATDDAVNNVVNNYTRMATGEWNSQNTPTSRWGQYEQILYVNNFLDVIDNVFWKRDTITNQLFKERMRGEAIALRAIRHFWILQEHGGKNNSGELLGIPYISELLSFDADFNIPRLGFQETVNRINTDLEEALEYLPMDWDGDLAKRPSRYNDIDAERYQFVFGSSQDGRVSGRIIKAIQAKLNILAASPAFLNGSGDNYQIAANILGGLLNDNGGVVGLDPNGLTNFYDFPNGTRNFPEVLWRENVYSSAWVEEANFPPSLNGDGAVNPTQNLVDAFPMLDGTPFSTSHPDYDAANPYTNRDPRLALYILYNGNDLNGRVINTGVGGGSDEVDKVQGKSTRSGFYMKKLVAPGLVISNDGSTTTTEKMSIYLRYTDLYLLLAEAANELGGPDNMVNGMSARSIIGAIRSRAGVGLSNGDAYLSSITSKADMRELIRNERRLELCFEGYRMYDLRRWGILDNTPNAKGAKYNGANYTILNVESRIYGDNANYGPIPQNEIVKFNKLEQNQGW; translated from the coding sequence ATGAATAATATTTTTAAATATACAGCGATAGTTTTGGTTCTTTTATCCGCAGGTGCTTGTACTATGTTCGAGCCCTTAGATGAAAACCTACTAGGGGAAGAGCGATTAAACATTGATCCCGTCTTTGCCGAAGGCTTACTGCTTAACGGCTATGATGAAATGCCTAATCAGTATTCTTTTAGTGATGTGGCAACTGACGATGCAGTAAATAATGTAGTTAACAATTATACACGTATGGCTACAGGTGAATGGAATTCTCAAAATACACCTACAAGTAGATGGGGACAGTATGAGCAAATTCTATATGTGAACAACTTCCTAGATGTTATTGATAATGTGTTTTGGAAAAGAGATACTATTACCAATCAACTTTTTAAGGAAAGGATGCGCGGTGAAGCAATTGCGTTGAGAGCGATAAGACATTTTTGGATTTTACAAGAACATGGAGGTAAGAACAATTCAGGTGAATTATTAGGAATACCTTATATTTCTGAGTTATTATCTTTTGATGCTGATTTTAACATACCAAGATTAGGCTTTCAAGAAACGGTGAATCGTATCAATACAGATTTAGAGGAAGCCTTAGAGTATTTGCCAATGGATTGGGATGGAGATCTTGCAAAACGCCCTTCAAGGTATAATGATATTGATGCTGAAAGATATCAGTTTGTTTTTGGTAGTTCTCAAGATGGTCGTGTTAGCGGAAGGATTATTAAAGCCATTCAAGCAAAATTAAATATATTGGCAGCTAGTCCAGCATTCTTAAACGGATCTGGAGATAATTACCAAATAGCAGCCAATATTTTGGGTGGTCTATTGAACGATAACGGAGGAGTAGTAGGATTGGATCCAAATGGGTTAACCAATTTTTACGATTTTCCTAACGGTACCCGTAATTTTCCAGAAGTACTATGGAGAGAAAATGTATATAGTTCTGCATGGGTAGAGGAAGCTAATTTTCCGCCTTCTTTAAATGGAGATGGAGCTGTAAATCCTACTCAGAACTTAGTAGATGCATTTCCAATGTTAGACGGTACTCCGTTCTCAACTTCTCACCCAGATTACGATGCAGCGAATCCATATACCAATAGAGATCCTCGTTTGGCTTTGTACATATTATACAATGGCAACGATCTTAATGGTAGAGTTATCAATACCGGTGTCGGTGGCGGTAGTGATGAGGTGGATAAGGTGCAAGGTAAATCTACACGTTCTGGTTTCTACATGAAGAAATTGGTAGCTCCAGGTTTAGTAATCAGCAATGATGGAAGTACAACTACAACAGAAAAAATGAGTATTTATCTACGCTATACGGATCTATATCTATTGTTGGCTGAAGCTGCCAATGAATTAGGAGGTCCTGATAATATGGTAAACGGTATGAGTGCTCGTTCTATAATTGGAGCGATCCGGTCTAGAGCTGGAGTAGGTCTAAGTAATGGGGATGCTTACTTGTCTAGTATCACTTCTAAAGCAGATATGCGAGAATTGATTAGAAACGAACGCAGATTAGAACTTTGTTTTGAAGGGTATCGTATGTACGACCTAAGACGATGGGGGATTTTGGATAATACACCTAACGCTAAAGGAGCGAAATATAATGGGGCTAATTATACAATTTTAAATGTTGAATCTAGAATTTATGGTGATAATGCCAATTATGGCCCAATACCACAGAACGAGATAGTTAAATTTAATAAATTAGAACAGAACCAAGGTTGGTAA
- a CDS encoding SusC/RagA family TonB-linked outer membrane protein produces the protein MTHFNKYKKSLLFGCVSVMFSLTVSAQDNDLTATTDSIKMNTNKLVSKIKEEVNLGFQNRENIDVVGAVSTIEPDDFLKYDNTQWVRDAISGRMLGLKGSDNIRGLGSALIVVDGIPGRSIDLLNMEEIEEITILKDANAVALYGAMGKNGVIVVKTKRGAVKQEFNVSVSSGIKFPTRMPNYLGSAEYMTLFNEARVNDGAPPSFSDEEIANHASGVNPYRYPNVDFYSSDYMKDNASFTNVVADFSGSVEDTKYYINVGFRNDQTIQNVTDNDKGVKRFNVRGNIDFRVNDWIKSSFDMIAVIEQNKASLTNLYDEGNNFRPNLYSPLLPISAVDVTNYPELAGVLQAANKFNGFLIGGNRNFRDNVPLANVYAGGRTTNLTRISQVNNAIDFDLSAVIEGLSAKTYLSFDFYNFYNTSNVNQFAAYEPTWSDEGKIIGLENIRDNDIAGLTENINSNVFTIRYGFYGMINYEKMLGKNHEINTSLIALANSTQVIDEKQSSKNSHLGLSVNYKYKNKLMFDFNASYVNSIKLAEGNRGKFAPTLGFAYVLSEEESLKDSSWLNYLKLRSSMGVVYSDIGIDGYFLYDAIYQQGGNNGFYNWGDANGSGFNNQYTTIARGQNTNLGMEKRMDYNLGFEALIAKKLWVEANVFRSDLTDQVINATTVYPEYYGGFRPYSNFNADKYSGFEFGANYLDRFGEFGMNIGARVLYTNSTRKKVDEVYADEYQNREGKPVNAIFGLKSMGFFGEDDFNTDGSLNAGIPTQFGALQPGDIRYKDINNDGVVNNQDEVSIGRWDSPWTFSSDITLDYGPFTLFALLTAEVGGNGVADGNYYRPQGDQKYSEVVRGRWTPETANTATFPRLSSLPNTNNLGVNSDFWLYDNSNFRLQRVQLTYDLPTNWVQKMKMQDFSVFASGSNLAEISKNKDIRELQLSNSPMYRYYSLGLRMKF, from the coding sequence ATGACACACTTTAATAAATATAAAAAATCATTGTTGTTTGGTTGCGTCTCTGTGATGTTTTCCCTTACAGTATCCGCTCAGGACAATGATTTAACCGCAACAACCGATTCCATTAAAATGAATACCAATAAATTGGTATCCAAAATTAAGGAAGAAGTAAATTTAGGATTCCAGAATCGAGAGAATATAGACGTGGTTGGTGCTGTATCAACTATCGAACCCGATGATTTCCTTAAATATGATAACACCCAATGGGTTCGCGATGCCATATCAGGTAGAATGCTTGGGCTTAAAGGAAGCGACAACATCCGTGGTTTAGGTTCTGCCTTAATCGTTGTAGATGGTATTCCAGGTAGAAGTATCGATTTGCTAAATATGGAAGAAATCGAGGAAATCACCATTCTAAAAGATGCCAATGCAGTAGCTCTTTATGGTGCTATGGGAAAGAATGGAGTTATCGTGGTAAAAACGAAACGTGGTGCAGTAAAGCAAGAGTTTAATGTAAGTGTTAGTTCAGGGATCAAATTTCCTACAAGAATGCCAAATTATCTGGGATCTGCTGAATATATGACGCTTTTTAACGAAGCTAGAGTTAATGACGGTGCACCTCCAAGTTTTTCCGACGAAGAAATTGCTAATCACGCCAGTGGAGTAAATCCTTACAGGTATCCTAATGTAGATTTTTACAGTAGTGATTATATGAAAGATAACGCTTCATTTACCAATGTGGTGGCAGATTTCTCAGGATCCGTAGAAGATACCAAATATTATATCAATGTTGGTTTTAGGAACGATCAGACAATACAGAATGTTACCGATAACGATAAAGGTGTTAAGCGTTTTAATGTTCGTGGTAATATAGACTTTCGAGTAAATGACTGGATCAAGAGTAGCTTTGATATGATTGCTGTTATTGAACAAAATAAAGCTTCTTTAACTAATCTTTACGATGAAGGTAACAATTTTAGACCAAACCTATATTCTCCTTTATTACCTATTAGTGCTGTAGATGTCACGAACTATCCAGAATTAGCAGGTGTTTTACAAGCTGCCAATAAATTTAATGGATTCCTTATAGGGGGAAATCGAAATTTTAGAGACAATGTGCCTTTGGCTAATGTATATGCTGGTGGGCGTACTACCAACTTAACAAGAATAAGTCAGGTAAACAATGCAATCGATTTTGATTTGAGTGCTGTTATTGAGGGATTATCGGCTAAAACCTATTTGAGTTTTGATTTTTATAATTTCTACAATACTAGTAATGTAAATCAGTTTGCCGCTTATGAGCCTACTTGGAGTGATGAGGGTAAGATTATAGGATTGGAAAACATAAGGGATAATGACATTGCTGGACTTACAGAAAATATTAATTCTAATGTGTTTACTATTCGTTACGGTTTCTATGGGATGATTAACTACGAGAAAATGTTAGGCAAAAATCATGAGATTAATACTTCTTTAATAGCGCTTGCAAATAGCACTCAGGTTATAGACGAAAAACAATCTTCTAAGAATAGCCATTTAGGATTGAGCGTTAATTATAAATACAAGAACAAATTGATGTTCGATTTTAATGCGTCTTATGTAAATTCTATAAAATTAGCAGAAGGAAATCGTGGTAAGTTTGCTCCTACCTTAGGTTTTGCCTATGTACTTTCTGAAGAAGAGTCTTTAAAAGATTCTTCTTGGTTAAATTATTTAAAACTACGATCTTCTATGGGAGTTGTTTATTCTGATATAGGTATTGATGGATATTTTTTATATGATGCTATTTATCAACAAGGTGGTAATAATGGATTTTATAATTGGGGAGATGCTAATGGTTCTGGTTTCAATAACCAATACACGACAATAGCCAGAGGTCAGAATACTAATTTGGGTATGGAAAAAAGAATGGACTATAACCTTGGTTTCGAAGCCTTGATTGCTAAAAAATTATGGGTAGAGGCTAATGTTTTTAGATCTGATTTGACAGACCAAGTAATCAATGCAACCACTGTGTATCCAGAATACTATGGAGGATTTAGACCTTATTCTAATTTCAACGCTGATAAATATTCTGGTTTTGAATTCGGTGCCAACTATTTAGATCGTTTTGGTGAGTTTGGAATGAACATCGGTGCCAGAGTATTATACACCAATTCTACTAGAAAGAAGGTAGATGAAGTTTATGCAGACGAGTACCAGAATAGAGAGGGTAAACCTGTAAATGCTATTTTTGGCTTGAAGTCTATGGGCTTCTTTGGGGAGGATGATTTTAACACGGATGGTTCCCTTAATGCAGGTATACCTACGCAGTTTGGGGCATTACAGCCAGGAGATATTCGTTATAAAGATATAAACAACGATGGAGTGGTAAACAATCAAGATGAAGTTTCCATAGGTCGATGGGATTCTCCTTGGACTTTCAGTTCTGATATTACCTTAGATTATGGTCCTTTTACTCTCTTTGCACTTTTAACTGCCGAAGTTGGAGGTAATGGTGTAGCCGATGGTAACTATTATCGTCCTCAAGGAGATCAAAAATACTCTGAAGTGGTTCGTGGGCGTTGGACTCCAGAAACAGCTAATACGGCAACTTTTCCGAGACTGTCTTCATTGCCAAATACAAACAACTTAGGTGTAAACTCAGACTTTTGGTTGTATGACAATAGTAACTTTAGGTTGCAACGTGTACAATTGACTTATGATCTACCAACAAATTGGGTACAGAAGATGAAGATGCAAGATTTTAGTGTATTTGCTTCCGGATCAAATCTTGCAGAGATTTCAAAAAACAAGGACATTCGAGAACTGCAATTAAGTAATAGCCCAATGTACCGTTACTATTCTTTGGGACTTAGAATGAAGTTTTAA